One window from the genome of Ciconia boyciana chromosome 8, ASM3463844v1, whole genome shotgun sequence encodes:
- the ENTPD1 gene encoding ectonucleoside triphosphate diphosphohydrolase 1 isoform X2 → MDEPKVTGTKPKMSWTRKILLILGFLSALAVIALIAVAVTQNKPLLKNIKYGIVLDAGSSHTNLYVYEWPAEKENDTGVVQQVEECKVEGPGISGYSHATEKAGPSLAQCLRQAEEVIPSKQHQETPVYLGATAGMRLLSLQNKSAADKVLSSVEKTLRSAPFNFQGARIISGQEEGAYGWITINYLLGNFKQSGWTKLLHSLKSISETSGALDLGGASTQITFVPNELSSESPDNLLYFRLYGKDYFVYTHSFLCYGKDQALQQKLARDLETMENSSLLDPCFHQGYQRTINISDLLKNPCTSAKKKQFPFSQLYIQGEGDYQKCRRNIQKLFNKTSCPYSSCSFNGIYLPPLQGDFGAFSAFYFVMNFLNLTSEQSPIALDKVASTIESFCARPWHEVKTVYHQIKEKYLSEYCFSGAYILSLLENGYEFTEKNWQRIHFLGKIGSSDAGWTLGYMLNLTNMIPAEEPAGPPLSHGSYVGLMVLCSLVLVAVLLFAWLLFHKPKCLQKGIV, encoded by the exons TCACAGGTACCAAACCAAAGATGTCCTGGACAAGAAAGATTCTACTTATCCTGGGATTCCTCTCTGCTTTGGCTGTAATTGCTTTAATTGCTGTAGCAGTGACCCAAAACAAGCCACTTCTGAAGAATATTAAG TATGGGATTGTGCTGGATGCGGGGTCGTCCCACACTAACCTGTATGTGTACGAGTGgccagcagagaaggagaacGACACTGGGGTGGTACAGCAGGTGGAGGAGTGTAAAGTCGAAg GCCCTGGGATCTCAGGTTACTCGCATGCCACGGAGAAGGCAGGTCCCTCTCTGGCACAGTGCCTACGACAAGCAGAAGAGGTGATTCCCTCAAAGCAGCACCAAGAGACACCCGTCTACCTCGGAGCAACTGCCGGCATGCGGCTTCTCAG CTTGCAGAATAAAAGTGCAGCTGACAAAGTCTTGTCCTCAGTAGAGAAGACGCTACGCTCAGCTCCCTTCAACTTCCAGGGTGCCAGAATCATCAGTGGTCAGGAAGAAGGAGCCTATGGATGGATCACCATTAACTACCTGCTGGGTAATTTCAAGCAG tctggcTGGACAAAACTTCTACATTCCCTGAAATCCATAAGTGAGACATCAGGAGCACTAGACCTCGGAGGAGCCTCAACACAGATTACCTTTGTACCAAATGAACTCTCTTCTGAGTCGCCAGACAACCTGCTCTACTTCCGTCTCTATGGCAAGGATTACTTCGTGTACACGCACAGCTTTCTCTGCTATGGGAAGGACCAGGCTCTGCAACAGAAACTGGCCAGGGACCTAGAG ACCATGGAGAACAGCAGCCTCCTTGATCCGTGCTTTCACCAGGGGTATCAGAGGACTATAAATATAAGTGACCTCTTAAAAAACCCTTGTACATCAGCCAAGAAAAAGCAATTCCCTTTCAGCCAACTGTACATACAGGGAGAGGGGGATTATCAAAAGTGCCGAAGAAACATCCAGAAACTCTTTAACAAAACCAGTTGTCCTTACTCCAGTTGCTCCTTCAATGGGATATACCTACCTCCGTTACAAGGGGATTTTGGG gctttttctgctttctacttTGTGATGAACTTTTTGAACCTGACCAGTGAACAAAGCCCCATTGCCCTGGACAAAGTGGCCAGCACCATTGAGAGCTTCTGTGCTCGGCCTTGGCATGAG GTGAAGACAGTGTATcaccaaataaaagaaaagtacCTGAGCGAATATTGCTTCTCTGGAGCCTACATCCTCTCTCTCCTGGAAAATGGCTATGAGTTCACTGAAAAGAACTGGCAAAGGATCCACTTCCTTGGAAAG ATTGGCAGCAGCGATGCGGGCTGGACCCTTGGCTATATGCTGAACCTGACCAACATGATCCCTGCAGAGGAGCCCGCTGGGCCCCCTCTTTCCCACGGCAGCTATGTGGGGCTGATGGTACTGTGCTCCCTCGTGCTGGTGGCCGTGCTCCTGTTTGCCTGGCTTCTCTTCCACAAGCCCAAGTGCCTGCAGAAGGGGATTGTTTAG
- the ENTPD1 gene encoding ectonucleoside triphosphate diphosphohydrolase 1 isoform X1, with protein MGSCALPAGSQAVTGTKPKMSWTRKILLILGFLSALAVIALIAVAVTQNKPLLKNIKYGIVLDAGSSHTNLYVYEWPAEKENDTGVVQQVEECKVEGPGISGYSHATEKAGPSLAQCLRQAEEVIPSKQHQETPVYLGATAGMRLLSLQNKSAADKVLSSVEKTLRSAPFNFQGARIISGQEEGAYGWITINYLLGNFKQSGWTKLLHSLKSISETSGALDLGGASTQITFVPNELSSESPDNLLYFRLYGKDYFVYTHSFLCYGKDQALQQKLARDLETMENSSLLDPCFHQGYQRTINISDLLKNPCTSAKKKQFPFSQLYIQGEGDYQKCRRNIQKLFNKTSCPYSSCSFNGIYLPPLQGDFGAFSAFYFVMNFLNLTSEQSPIALDKVASTIESFCARPWHEVKTVYHQIKEKYLSEYCFSGAYILSLLENGYEFTEKNWQRIHFLGKIGSSDAGWTLGYMLNLTNMIPAEEPAGPPLSHGSYVGLMVLCSLVLVAVLLFAWLLFHKPKCLQKGIV; from the exons TCACAGGTACCAAACCAAAGATGTCCTGGACAAGAAAGATTCTACTTATCCTGGGATTCCTCTCTGCTTTGGCTGTAATTGCTTTAATTGCTGTAGCAGTGACCCAAAACAAGCCACTTCTGAAGAATATTAAG TATGGGATTGTGCTGGATGCGGGGTCGTCCCACACTAACCTGTATGTGTACGAGTGgccagcagagaaggagaacGACACTGGGGTGGTACAGCAGGTGGAGGAGTGTAAAGTCGAAg GCCCTGGGATCTCAGGTTACTCGCATGCCACGGAGAAGGCAGGTCCCTCTCTGGCACAGTGCCTACGACAAGCAGAAGAGGTGATTCCCTCAAAGCAGCACCAAGAGACACCCGTCTACCTCGGAGCAACTGCCGGCATGCGGCTTCTCAG CTTGCAGAATAAAAGTGCAGCTGACAAAGTCTTGTCCTCAGTAGAGAAGACGCTACGCTCAGCTCCCTTCAACTTCCAGGGTGCCAGAATCATCAGTGGTCAGGAAGAAGGAGCCTATGGATGGATCACCATTAACTACCTGCTGGGTAATTTCAAGCAG tctggcTGGACAAAACTTCTACATTCCCTGAAATCCATAAGTGAGACATCAGGAGCACTAGACCTCGGAGGAGCCTCAACACAGATTACCTTTGTACCAAATGAACTCTCTTCTGAGTCGCCAGACAACCTGCTCTACTTCCGTCTCTATGGCAAGGATTACTTCGTGTACACGCACAGCTTTCTCTGCTATGGGAAGGACCAGGCTCTGCAACAGAAACTGGCCAGGGACCTAGAG ACCATGGAGAACAGCAGCCTCCTTGATCCGTGCTTTCACCAGGGGTATCAGAGGACTATAAATATAAGTGACCTCTTAAAAAACCCTTGTACATCAGCCAAGAAAAAGCAATTCCCTTTCAGCCAACTGTACATACAGGGAGAGGGGGATTATCAAAAGTGCCGAAGAAACATCCAGAAACTCTTTAACAAAACCAGTTGTCCTTACTCCAGTTGCTCCTTCAATGGGATATACCTACCTCCGTTACAAGGGGATTTTGGG gctttttctgctttctacttTGTGATGAACTTTTTGAACCTGACCAGTGAACAAAGCCCCATTGCCCTGGACAAAGTGGCCAGCACCATTGAGAGCTTCTGTGCTCGGCCTTGGCATGAG GTGAAGACAGTGTATcaccaaataaaagaaaagtacCTGAGCGAATATTGCTTCTCTGGAGCCTACATCCTCTCTCTCCTGGAAAATGGCTATGAGTTCACTGAAAAGAACTGGCAAAGGATCCACTTCCTTGGAAAG ATTGGCAGCAGCGATGCGGGCTGGACCCTTGGCTATATGCTGAACCTGACCAACATGATCCCTGCAGAGGAGCCCGCTGGGCCCCCTCTTTCCCACGGCAGCTATGTGGGGCTGATGGTACTGTGCTCCCTCGTGCTGGTGGCCGTGCTCCTGTTTGCCTGGCTTCTCTTCCACAAGCCCAAGTGCCTGCAGAAGGGGATTGTTTAG
- the ENTPD1 gene encoding ectonucleoside triphosphate diphosphohydrolase 1 isoform X3 has translation MSWTRKILLILGFLSALAVIALIAVAVTQNKPLLKNIKYGIVLDAGSSHTNLYVYEWPAEKENDTGVVQQVEECKVEGPGISGYSHATEKAGPSLAQCLRQAEEVIPSKQHQETPVYLGATAGMRLLSLQNKSAADKVLSSVEKTLRSAPFNFQGARIISGQEEGAYGWITINYLLGNFKQSGWTKLLHSLKSISETSGALDLGGASTQITFVPNELSSESPDNLLYFRLYGKDYFVYTHSFLCYGKDQALQQKLARDLETMENSSLLDPCFHQGYQRTINISDLLKNPCTSAKKKQFPFSQLYIQGEGDYQKCRRNIQKLFNKTSCPYSSCSFNGIYLPPLQGDFGAFSAFYFVMNFLNLTSEQSPIALDKVASTIESFCARPWHEVKTVYHQIKEKYLSEYCFSGAYILSLLENGYEFTEKNWQRIHFLGKIGSSDAGWTLGYMLNLTNMIPAEEPAGPPLSHGSYVGLMVLCSLVLVAVLLFAWLLFHKPKCLQKGIV, from the exons ATGTCCTGGACAAGAAAGATTCTACTTATCCTGGGATTCCTCTCTGCTTTGGCTGTAATTGCTTTAATTGCTGTAGCAGTGACCCAAAACAAGCCACTTCTGAAGAATATTAAG TATGGGATTGTGCTGGATGCGGGGTCGTCCCACACTAACCTGTATGTGTACGAGTGgccagcagagaaggagaacGACACTGGGGTGGTACAGCAGGTGGAGGAGTGTAAAGTCGAAg GCCCTGGGATCTCAGGTTACTCGCATGCCACGGAGAAGGCAGGTCCCTCTCTGGCACAGTGCCTACGACAAGCAGAAGAGGTGATTCCCTCAAAGCAGCACCAAGAGACACCCGTCTACCTCGGAGCAACTGCCGGCATGCGGCTTCTCAG CTTGCAGAATAAAAGTGCAGCTGACAAAGTCTTGTCCTCAGTAGAGAAGACGCTACGCTCAGCTCCCTTCAACTTCCAGGGTGCCAGAATCATCAGTGGTCAGGAAGAAGGAGCCTATGGATGGATCACCATTAACTACCTGCTGGGTAATTTCAAGCAG tctggcTGGACAAAACTTCTACATTCCCTGAAATCCATAAGTGAGACATCAGGAGCACTAGACCTCGGAGGAGCCTCAACACAGATTACCTTTGTACCAAATGAACTCTCTTCTGAGTCGCCAGACAACCTGCTCTACTTCCGTCTCTATGGCAAGGATTACTTCGTGTACACGCACAGCTTTCTCTGCTATGGGAAGGACCAGGCTCTGCAACAGAAACTGGCCAGGGACCTAGAG ACCATGGAGAACAGCAGCCTCCTTGATCCGTGCTTTCACCAGGGGTATCAGAGGACTATAAATATAAGTGACCTCTTAAAAAACCCTTGTACATCAGCCAAGAAAAAGCAATTCCCTTTCAGCCAACTGTACATACAGGGAGAGGGGGATTATCAAAAGTGCCGAAGAAACATCCAGAAACTCTTTAACAAAACCAGTTGTCCTTACTCCAGTTGCTCCTTCAATGGGATATACCTACCTCCGTTACAAGGGGATTTTGGG gctttttctgctttctacttTGTGATGAACTTTTTGAACCTGACCAGTGAACAAAGCCCCATTGCCCTGGACAAAGTGGCCAGCACCATTGAGAGCTTCTGTGCTCGGCCTTGGCATGAG GTGAAGACAGTGTATcaccaaataaaagaaaagtacCTGAGCGAATATTGCTTCTCTGGAGCCTACATCCTCTCTCTCCTGGAAAATGGCTATGAGTTCACTGAAAAGAACTGGCAAAGGATCCACTTCCTTGGAAAG ATTGGCAGCAGCGATGCGGGCTGGACCCTTGGCTATATGCTGAACCTGACCAACATGATCCCTGCAGAGGAGCCCGCTGGGCCCCCTCTTTCCCACGGCAGCTATGTGGGGCTGATGGTACTGTGCTCCCTCGTGCTGGTGGCCGTGCTCCTGTTTGCCTGGCTTCTCTTCCACAAGCCCAAGTGCCTGCAGAAGGGGATTGTTTAG
- the ENTPD1 gene encoding ectonucleoside triphosphate diphosphohydrolase 1 isoform X4: MYVLPGKSPWGYQRAWISSVMVMVKSERNLHGAIPTRAHAPGEQESSGLSSSLQNKSAADKVLSSVEKTLRSAPFNFQGARIISGQEEGAYGWITINYLLGNFKQSGWTKLLHSLKSISETSGALDLGGASTQITFVPNELSSESPDNLLYFRLYGKDYFVYTHSFLCYGKDQALQQKLARDLETMENSSLLDPCFHQGYQRTINISDLLKNPCTSAKKKQFPFSQLYIQGEGDYQKCRRNIQKLFNKTSCPYSSCSFNGIYLPPLQGDFGAFSAFYFVMNFLNLTSEQSPIALDKVASTIESFCARPWHEVKTVYHQIKEKYLSEYCFSGAYILSLLENGYEFTEKNWQRIHFLGKIGSSDAGWTLGYMLNLTNMIPAEEPAGPPLSHGSYVGLMVLCSLVLVAVLLFAWLLFHKPKCLQKGIV; the protein is encoded by the exons ATGTATGTATTGCCTGGGAAGTCTCCCTGGGGATACCAGAGGGCATGGATTTCTTCTGTAATGGTGATGGTGAAGAGTGAGAGGAATCTCCACGGTGCAATCCCTACCAGGGCACATGCTCCAGGAGAACAAGAGAGCTCTGGTCTCTCCTCCAG CTTGCAGAATAAAAGTGCAGCTGACAAAGTCTTGTCCTCAGTAGAGAAGACGCTACGCTCAGCTCCCTTCAACTTCCAGGGTGCCAGAATCATCAGTGGTCAGGAAGAAGGAGCCTATGGATGGATCACCATTAACTACCTGCTGGGTAATTTCAAGCAG tctggcTGGACAAAACTTCTACATTCCCTGAAATCCATAAGTGAGACATCAGGAGCACTAGACCTCGGAGGAGCCTCAACACAGATTACCTTTGTACCAAATGAACTCTCTTCTGAGTCGCCAGACAACCTGCTCTACTTCCGTCTCTATGGCAAGGATTACTTCGTGTACACGCACAGCTTTCTCTGCTATGGGAAGGACCAGGCTCTGCAACAGAAACTGGCCAGGGACCTAGAG ACCATGGAGAACAGCAGCCTCCTTGATCCGTGCTTTCACCAGGGGTATCAGAGGACTATAAATATAAGTGACCTCTTAAAAAACCCTTGTACATCAGCCAAGAAAAAGCAATTCCCTTTCAGCCAACTGTACATACAGGGAGAGGGGGATTATCAAAAGTGCCGAAGAAACATCCAGAAACTCTTTAACAAAACCAGTTGTCCTTACTCCAGTTGCTCCTTCAATGGGATATACCTACCTCCGTTACAAGGGGATTTTGGG gctttttctgctttctacttTGTGATGAACTTTTTGAACCTGACCAGTGAACAAAGCCCCATTGCCCTGGACAAAGTGGCCAGCACCATTGAGAGCTTCTGTGCTCGGCCTTGGCATGAG GTGAAGACAGTGTATcaccaaataaaagaaaagtacCTGAGCGAATATTGCTTCTCTGGAGCCTACATCCTCTCTCTCCTGGAAAATGGCTATGAGTTCACTGAAAAGAACTGGCAAAGGATCCACTTCCTTGGAAAG ATTGGCAGCAGCGATGCGGGCTGGACCCTTGGCTATATGCTGAACCTGACCAACATGATCCCTGCAGAGGAGCCCGCTGGGCCCCCTCTTTCCCACGGCAGCTATGTGGGGCTGATGGTACTGTGCTCCCTCGTGCTGGTGGCCGTGCTCCTGTTTGCCTGGCTTCTCTTCCACAAGCCCAAGTGCCTGCAGAAGGGGATTGTTTAG
- the CPN1 gene encoding carboxypeptidase N catalytic chain: MARWLRPLVGALLLLEVAAALSFLHHRYEEMVQALFRVQSQCPYVTRIYSIGRSVEGRHLYVLEFSDYPGIHEPLEPEFKYVGNMHGNEVLGRELLLQLSEFLCEEYRRGNERITRLIHDTRIHIMPSMNPDGYEVAAKQGPDSNGYLTGRNNANGVDLNRNFPDLNTFMYYSGEISGPNHHIPLPDNWKSQVEPETLAVIQWISSYNFVLSANLHGGAVVANYPYDKSQDQRFRSHRRTVNTPTPDDKLFQKLAKTYSYAHGWMHRGWNCGDYFADGITNGASWYSLSKGMQDFNYLYTNCFEITLELSCDKFPPEEDLERQWMANREALVAFIEEVHQGIKGMVSDENNNGIAGAVISVQGISHDITSGDMGDYFRLLLPGTYTVTASAEGYQPQTVTTTVGPAAPSLVHFQLKQDVVRKPPERKASGTRTNNKALQKKVVPRATRRGTQR, from the exons ATGGCTCGGTGGCTGCGGCCCCTCGTgggagccctgctcctgctcgaGGTGGCGGCCGCCCTCAGCTTCCTCCACCATCGCTACGAGGAGATGGTGCAGGCCCTGTTCCGCGTGCAGAGCCAGTGCCCCTACGTCACCCGCATCTACAGCATCGGCCGCAGCGTCGAGGGCCGACACCTCTACGTGCTGGAGTTCAGCGACTACCCGGGCATCCACGAGCCCC TGGAGCCGGAGTTCAAGTATGTGGGGAACATGCATGGGAACGAGGTGCTGGGCCGTGAGCTGCTGCTACAGCTCTCCGAGTTCCTGTGCGAGGAGTACCGCCGGGGCAACGAGCGGATCACCCGCCTCATCCATGACACACGCATCCACATCATGCCCTCCATGAACCCCGACGGGTACGAAGTGGCTGCCAAGCAG GGCCCGGACAGCAATGGGTACTTGACAGGGAGGAACAACGCCAATGGAGTGGACTTAAACCGCAACTTCCCTGACCTCAACACGTTCATGTACTACAGCGGGGAAATCAGCGGGCCAAATCACCACATCCCACTGCCCGACAACTGGAAAAGCCAG GTGGAGCCGGAGACATTGGCCGTGATCCAGTGGATCAGCAGCTACAACTTTGTGCTCTCAGCCAATCTGCACGGTGGAGCGGTGGTGGCAAATTACCCCTATGACAAGTCTCAGGACCAGCGGTTCAGGAGCCACCGGCGCACGGTCAACACACCTACCCCTGATGACAAGTTGTTTCAGAAG CTGGCCAAGACCTACTCATACGCCCACGGCTGGATGCACCGTGGCTGGAACTGCGGAGACTACTTTGCTGATGGCATCACGAATGGGGCATCCTGGTACTCGCTCAGCAAAG GCATGCAGGACTTCAATTACCTCTACACGAACTGCTTTGAAATCACCCTGGAGCTGAGCTGCGATAAGTTCCCCCCCGAGGAGGACCTGGAGCGGCAGTGGATGGCCAACCGGGAGGCCCTTGTTGCATTCATTGAAGAG gttCACCAGGGCATCAAAGGGATGGTGTCAGACGAGAACAACAACGGCATTGCAGGAGCAGTGATTTCTGTCCAGGGAATCAGCCATGACATCACCTCTG GTGATATGGGGGATTATTtccggctgctgctgcccggcACTTACACTGTCACAGCCTCTGCAGAGGGGTACCAGCCCCAGACGGTGACAACAACAGTGGGCCCAGCTGCACCTTCATTG GTGCATTTCCAGCTCAAACAAGATGTGGTGAGGAAGCCCCCGGAGCGTAAAGCCTCAGGCACACGCACGAACAACAAAGCCCTTCAGAAGAAGGTAGTGCCAAGAGCTACCCGCCGGGGGACCCAAAGATGA